One segment of Agromyces albus DNA contains the following:
- a CDS encoding ABC transporter substrate-binding protein, translating into MIRRPKRSIAAAVAAGAAALALALTGCSPSAEAGADSRPLRVWAGSATPINNNFNPFNVDTAVHATYGAIYEPLFFFNQLSSEPPVGLLGDSYEYSEDGTVITVTLKPDLEWNDGEPLTAADVAFTFGYGPNKSEDLVSAEAVDDTTVVLSFSKPQFTGASLILGSTWIVPEHVWGEIDDYMAETNPEPVGSGPYMLKSFTEAAYTVTANEHFRDGEPAVKEVQYIGIDSNQSSQDLLATGQLDWVGQFVANPDSVTGNGVISTLNLQQDPTVIVTCSSAELGCTGPQTDPAVRQAINVAIDRSTIREKAFAGLAGEATPTFMLLPRDEGWLSDPTLEVSPQESNAAEASGILEAAGYAKGVDGFYAKDGQTIELDLFSPDGWTDYNDAAKLISEQAAEAGIKITARTVSDADYWTPISAGDFQLAMYGLAASLVADPYSTYSEYFAGTSTAKVGEDPVSGQNYVRYSNPTVDAAIVAAGATQDEATKRDAYATIHAEIVRDLPYIPVVLNASQSFFNTTDFTGWPSEDDLYAAPLPYTSVANAVVLAHLSPAK; encoded by the coding sequence ATGATTCGTCGACCGAAACGCTCCATCGCCGCGGCTGTCGCCGCGGGCGCGGCCGCCCTGGCGCTCGCCCTGACCGGGTGCAGCCCCTCCGCGGAGGCCGGGGCGGACTCGCGACCGCTCCGCGTCTGGGCCGGCAGCGCCACGCCGATCAACAACAACTTCAACCCGTTCAACGTCGACACCGCCGTGCACGCGACCTACGGTGCGATCTACGAGCCGTTGTTCTTCTTCAACCAGCTCTCGAGCGAGCCGCCCGTGGGACTCCTCGGCGACAGCTACGAGTACAGCGAAGACGGCACGGTCATCACCGTGACGCTGAAGCCCGACCTCGAATGGAACGACGGCGAGCCGCTCACCGCCGCCGACGTCGCGTTCACCTTCGGCTACGGGCCGAACAAGAGCGAGGACCTGGTCTCGGCGGAGGCGGTCGACGACACCACCGTCGTGCTCAGCTTCTCCAAGCCGCAGTTCACCGGTGCGTCGCTCATCCTCGGGTCGACGTGGATCGTGCCCGAGCACGTCTGGGGCGAGATCGACGACTACATGGCCGAGACCAACCCCGAGCCCGTCGGCAGTGGACCGTACATGCTCAAGTCCTTCACCGAGGCCGCCTACACCGTGACCGCCAACGAGCACTTCCGCGACGGCGAGCCCGCCGTGAAGGAGGTGCAGTACATCGGGATCGATAGCAACCAGTCGTCCCAGGATCTCCTCGCCACAGGCCAGCTCGACTGGGTGGGACAGTTCGTCGCGAACCCCGATTCGGTCACCGGCAACGGCGTGATCTCCACGCTCAACCTGCAGCAGGACCCGACCGTGATCGTGACCTGTTCCTCGGCCGAGCTCGGCTGCACCGGGCCGCAGACCGACCCGGCGGTTCGCCAGGCGATCAACGTCGCCATCGACCGTTCGACGATCCGCGAGAAGGCCTTCGCCGGACTCGCAGGTGAGGCGACGCCCACGTTCATGCTCCTGCCGCGAGACGAGGGCTGGCTGAGCGACCCGACCCTCGAGGTGAGCCCACAGGAGTCGAATGCCGCCGAGGCATCCGGAATCCTGGAGGCCGCCGGCTACGCGAAGGGCGTCGACGGCTTCTATGCCAAGGACGGCCAGACGATCGAGCTCGACCTCTTCTCGCCCGACGGCTGGACCGACTACAACGATGCCGCGAAGCTCATCTCGGAGCAGGCTGCGGAGGCCGGCATCAAGATCACGGCCCGCACCGTCTCGGACGCCGACTACTGGACGCCGATCTCGGCAGGCGACTTCCAGCTCGCCATGTACGGACTCGCCGCGAGCCTCGTGGCCGACCCCTACTCGACGTACAGCGAATACTTCGCGGGCACGTCCACGGCGAAGGTCGGCGAGGACCCGGTCTCTGGCCAGAACTACGTGCGCTACAGCAACCCGACGGTCGACGCCGCGATCGTCGCCGCCGGAGCCACGCAGGACGAGGCGACGAAGCGCGACGCCTACGCGACCATCCATGCCGAGATCGTTCGTGACCTCCCGTACATCCCCGTCGTGCTGAACGCCTCGCAATCGTTCTTCAACACGACGGACTTCACGGGCTGGCCGTCGGAAGACGATCTGTACGCGGCTCCGCTGCCGTACACCTCGGTCGCGAACGCGGTCGTGCTCGCCCACCTCTCGCCCGCGAAGTAG
- a CDS encoding ABC transporter permease, which yields MSYYLRRITFYVVTMWAAVSLNFLLPRLLPGDPAKIMIGKLRRANGGRPISQEMIDAITSILGSDEGSMWDQYVAYWGRLLQGDLGVSSTRYPAPVADLIAQALPWTIVLVGVATVISFILGIVVGAWVGWRRGTWLDHLVPITTVFQSIPYFWLALVLVAVFSVNLGLFPIIGGYDFFAFPAGPEWSWAFVGSAVTHAILPATTIVLSSVGGWLLGMRNMMVSTLSEDYVVTAEAKGLTPRRIRTKYAARNAAIPSLAGFGIALGFVVAGSIVMEQVFSYPGIGKLMIQSVQGLDYALMQGVFLVITVTVLAANLFMDVIYGFIDPRARHNG from the coding sequence ATGAGCTACTACCTCCGACGGATCACCTTCTACGTGGTGACGATGTGGGCGGCGGTCTCGCTCAACTTCCTGCTCCCGCGGCTGCTGCCGGGCGACCCCGCCAAGATCATGATCGGCAAGCTCCGACGTGCCAACGGCGGACGACCGATCTCGCAGGAGATGATCGACGCCATCACGTCGATCCTCGGCTCCGACGAGGGATCAATGTGGGACCAGTACGTGGCGTACTGGGGCCGGTTGCTTCAGGGAGACCTCGGCGTCTCCTCCACGAGGTACCCGGCTCCGGTCGCCGATCTCATCGCCCAAGCGCTGCCCTGGACGATCGTGCTCGTCGGCGTGGCGACGGTGATCTCGTTCATCCTCGGCATCGTCGTCGGTGCGTGGGTCGGATGGCGCCGTGGCACCTGGCTCGACCACCTCGTGCCGATCACCACCGTGTTCCAGTCGATCCCGTACTTCTGGCTCGCCCTCGTGCTCGTCGCCGTCTTCTCGGTGAACCTCGGGCTCTTCCCGATCATCGGCGGGTACGACTTCTTCGCCTTCCCGGCGGGGCCGGAGTGGAGTTGGGCGTTCGTCGGGAGCGCGGTGACCCACGCGATCCTCCCGGCGACCACGATCGTGCTCTCGTCGGTCGGCGGGTGGCTGCTCGGCATGCGCAACATGATGGTGTCGACGCTCTCCGAGGACTACGTCGTCACCGCCGAGGCGAAGGGCCTCACCCCTCGTCGCATCCGCACGAAGTACGCCGCGCGGAACGCCGCGATCCCGTCACTCGCGGGATTCGGCATCGCGCTCGGGTTCGTCGTCGCCGGCTCGATCGTGATGGAGCAGGTGTTCAGCTACCCGGGCATCGGCAAGCTCATGATCCAGTCGGTCCAGGGACTCGACTACGCGCTCATGCAGGGCGTGTTCCTCGTCATCACCGTCACGGTGCTCGCCGCCAACCTCTTCATGGACGTCATCTATGGATTCATCGACCCGAGGGCGCGCCACAATGGCTGA
- a CDS encoding ABC transporter permease, producing MADTRSRFRTLLPRRSAKLIGGFAIVGAIVLFAILGPLIAQPPRDSDNASLQQPSAEHWLGTSKLGYDVFSQLAWGTQGSLMIGLVAGVIALVLAVVFGVLAGYFGGFADEALSLFTNIMLVIPGLPLVMVIAAYVQRSEGLGDFARSSVLVAIVLGITGWAGSAVVLRVQAKSLRSREYVAAARVAGEKAWRVIFVEILPNLVPLLAAQFIFGIIFAILGEAGLSYLGLGATGSITWGTMLNDAQTGQAVGTGAWWWFVPPGAMIAALGAGLSLINFAIDEVVNPKLRLAPENARKVRRAARAGVGVTETGVIA from the coding sequence ATGGCTGACACCCGGTCCCGGTTCCGCACTCTCCTGCCGCGCCGGTCAGCGAAGCTCATCGGCGGATTCGCGATCGTCGGCGCCATCGTGCTGTTCGCCATCCTCGGCCCGCTGATCGCGCAACCGCCACGTGACTCCGACAACGCGTCGCTCCAGCAGCCGAGCGCCGAGCACTGGCTCGGCACCTCGAAGCTCGGCTACGACGTGTTCTCGCAGCTCGCGTGGGGCACGCAGGGCTCGCTCATGATCGGCCTCGTGGCCGGCGTCATCGCGCTCGTCCTCGCGGTCGTCTTCGGAGTGCTCGCCGGTTACTTCGGCGGCTTCGCCGATGAGGCGCTGTCGCTGTTCACGAACATCATGCTCGTGATCCCGGGCCTCCCGCTCGTCATGGTGATCGCCGCCTACGTGCAGCGGTCGGAGGGACTCGGCGATTTCGCCCGCAGCTCGGTGCTCGTGGCGATCGTGCTGGGCATCACCGGCTGGGCGGGCTCGGCCGTGGTGCTCCGTGTACAGGCGAAGTCGCTTCGCTCGAGGGAGTACGTCGCCGCCGCACGGGTGGCGGGGGAGAAGGCCTGGCGAGTCATCTTCGTCGAGATCCTCCCGAACCTCGTGCCGCTCCTCGCCGCACAGTTCATCTTCGGCATCATCTTCGCGATCCTCGGCGAAGCCGGGCTCTCCTACCTCGGGCTCGGCGCCACCGGTTCGATCACGTGGGGCACGATGCTCAACGACGCCCAGACCGGGCAGGCGGTCGGCACGGGAGCGTGGTGGTGGTTCGTGCCGCCCGGTGCGATGATCGCCGCGCTCGGCGCAGGGCTCTCGCTCATCAACTTCGCGATCGACGAGGTCGTGAACCCGAAGCTCCGACTCGCCCCCGAGAACGCCCGGAAGGTGCGCC